From Alkalibacter saccharofermentans DSM 14828, the proteins below share one genomic window:
- a CDS encoding LacI family DNA-binding transcriptional regulator, translating into MAKEAGVSRTTVSYVLNNVDSVSLKEETRDKVLKAANKLGYFPDNTAQALKTNKAMSIAVVSRRKIDEHRFVPILGGIQSVLSKAGYNILFCSEEKDKDGYPEYYRLFKSKKVDGLIFIAHQEQMKLEDIETRISLLKKDKIPNVFIDYHLNREDINSVDIDYFQGAYLMMRYIIDKKHKNIALIIPDTETEQEKQRVEGVKKAVYESGSARLTIYDKIFTFYDSDEEKSIDKIRNIIKRQKESAIIAAWAHVGLCVISEANRNKMEIPNEIAVAALASSGFERFLYPSMTSIELPMRELGEKASHMILSNLADANICEQSKIPCKIIEMESV; encoded by the coding sequence GTGGCAAAAGAAGCGGGAGTTTCTAGAACAACAGTTTCGTATGTTTTAAATAATGTTGATAGCGTTAGCTTAAAAGAAGAAACTAGAGATAAGGTTCTTAAAGCTGCAAATAAACTTGGTTATTTCCCAGATAATACAGCTCAAGCTCTAAAAACAAATAAGGCGATGTCAATTGCAGTAGTATCAAGGCGTAAAATAGATGAGCATAGGTTTGTTCCTATATTAGGTGGAATTCAGTCTGTTTTATCAAAGGCGGGATACAATATATTGTTTTGTTCTGAAGAAAAAGATAAAGACGGATACCCAGAATATTATCGCCTGTTTAAAAGCAAAAAAGTTGATGGATTGATATTCATAGCACATCAGGAACAGATGAAGCTTGAAGATATAGAAACTAGAATAAGTTTATTAAAGAAAGATAAAATCCCCAACGTTTTTATAGATTATCACCTGAACCGTGAAGACATAAATAGTGTTGATATAGATTATTTTCAGGGTGCATACCTTATGATGCGTTATATTATAGATAAAAAACACAAAAATATCGCTTTAATAATTCCTGATACAGAAACCGAGCAAGAAAAACAGAGGGTTGAGGGAGTAAAAAAAGCAGTATATGAAAGTGGGAGCGCGAGACTAACTATTTACGATAAAATATTTACATTTTATGATTCCGATGAAGAAAAATCAATCGATAAAATAAGAAATATAATAAAGAGACAAAAGGAGTCAGCCATCATAGCTGCTTGGGCGCACGTAGGGCTATGTGTGATATCTGAAGCAAATAGAAATAAAATGGAAATTCCAAATGAGATAGCTGTTGCGGCGCTGGCGAGCAGCGGTTTCGAAAGATTTTTATATCCCAGCATGACATCGATAGAATTGCCTATGCGAGAGCTTGGAGAAAAAGCATCGCACATGATTTTAAGTAATTTAGCTGATGCAAATATATGTGAGCAATCAAAAATTCCATGCAAGATTATAGAGATGGAATCAGTTTAG
- a CDS encoding Gfo/Idh/MocA family protein, which yields MEKVKVGIVGTGYTIGIALPHVMAYKDNPNVEMVALYDEVKGKAKKWAKDNKIEDVIICESYDELLESVDAISICTPNNTHAELSLKALENGVHVLCEKPISTDSVEAKKMVEAAEKYPELVNMTGFCYRGIPAIKYMKSIIDEGKIGKIYACNHQLGGGRIAGKENVMLEWRMRKETSGTGALADFGSHMLDLTDYLLSDTEGKISEVTSLINTCIKERNVIGGKGKAPVTNDDTAAFAVKLKEGAVSTFLSSRVGLSAHNWEIIGEGGILIYFGDDNKIKMLLKDKDESFAFDKSPEIIDVPEEFKVKSRFHEQNDEFISNVMSGQKSKRDFKRGLYIQELLDTLAESTETGNAIKL from the coding sequence TTGGAAAAAGTAAAAGTAGGAATTGTAGGAACAGGTTACACGATAGGAATAGCGCTTCCCCATGTGATGGCGTATAAGGACAATCCGAATGTAGAGATGGTAGCGTTATACGATGAAGTTAAAGGAAAAGCAAAAAAATGGGCTAAAGACAATAAGATTGAAGACGTGATCATCTGTGAATCATATGATGAGCTGTTGGAATCAGTAGATGCAATAAGTATATGTACGCCCAATAATACCCACGCGGAGTTATCTTTAAAAGCGCTTGAAAACGGAGTTCATGTGCTGTGTGAAAAACCTATCAGTACTGATTCGGTTGAGGCTAAAAAGATGGTTGAAGCAGCAGAAAAATATCCTGAGCTTGTAAACATGACAGGGTTCTGCTATAGAGGCATTCCTGCAATCAAGTATATGAAAAGCATCATCGATGAAGGAAAGATAGGAAAGATTTATGCATGCAATCATCAATTAGGTGGAGGACGTATAGCCGGAAAAGAGAATGTAATGCTGGAATGGAGAATGAGAAAAGAAACCTCCGGCACAGGAGCCCTGGCTGACTTTGGATCCCACATGTTGGACCTGACGGATTATCTCTTAAGTGATACTGAAGGCAAAATTTCTGAAGTTACATCTTTGATAAATACGTGTATTAAAGAAAGAAATGTAATTGGTGGAAAAGGGAAAGCTCCAGTTACCAATGATGACACAGCTGCGTTTGCAGTTAAATTAAAAGAAGGAGCTGTATCTACATTTTTATCAAGTCGAGTAGGGCTTTCAGCTCATAATTGGGAAATCATAGGAGAAGGCGGTATTCTTATTTACTTTGGCGATGACAACAAGATCAAAATGCTTCTTAAAGACAAAGACGAATCATTTGCCTTTGACAAGAGCCCAGAAATCATAGATGTACCTGAAGAGTTTAAAGTAAAGTCAAGGTTCCATGAACAAAATGATGAGTTCATTAGCAATGTCATGTCAGGACAAAAATCAAAGAGAGACTTCAAGAGAGGCTTATATATTCAAGAATTACTAGATACTTTGGCGGAGTCTACAGAAACCGGCAATGCTATTAAACTTTAA
- a CDS encoding sugar phosphate isomerase/epimerase family protein has product MRIGFHTNSLSWQGLKDIDDMASWAIANGLKDMEVGPAIALDEEKFFKIKEEGNIDITTLIYCRNFLDTDELTAKDHQKNLIERIEAAGRLGIEKVVCSTGVTSDAFYGMRYNPENSLEAVVELFKSFLEVAEKNNVKLAIENCPMMGNIAISPYMWELLFERIDSDKLGLAYDPSHMIWQMMDPYDPIKEFGQKIFHVHGKDTEILRSNMNRIGILHNITEETKFYEHQWWRHRLPGLGEVDWRRVAANLEEIGYEGTISIEHEDPVWEGSLDKVQTGILKAKKHIEQYI; this is encoded by the coding sequence ATGAGGATAGGATTTCATACTAACAGCCTTAGTTGGCAAGGTTTAAAAGACATCGACGATATGGCTTCCTGGGCTATCGCAAATGGATTGAAAGATATGGAGGTCGGTCCGGCAATCGCCTTGGATGAAGAAAAATTTTTTAAAATAAAAGAAGAAGGTAACATTGATATCACAACTTTGATATATTGCAGAAATTTTTTAGACACCGACGAATTAACAGCTAAAGATCATCAGAAAAACTTAATTGAAAGAATAGAAGCAGCAGGAAGACTTGGCATCGAAAAGGTGGTTTGTAGCACCGGAGTTACTTCTGATGCTTTTTACGGGATGAGATATAACCCGGAAAATAGCTTAGAGGCAGTAGTAGAACTTTTTAAAAGTTTTTTAGAAGTTGCTGAAAAAAACAATGTAAAACTTGCGATTGAGAACTGTCCTATGATGGGGAATATAGCTATATCGCCATATATGTGGGAATTATTGTTTGAACGGATAGACAGCGACAAGCTTGGTCTTGCGTACGATCCTTCTCACATGATTTGGCAAATGATGGATCCATATGATCCTATTAAAGAGTTTGGACAAAAGATCTTTCACGTTCATGGCAAAGATACAGAAATATTAAGATCAAATATGAACAGAATAGGGATTCTTCATAACATCACAGAAGAGACTAAGTTTTATGAGCATCAATGGTGGAGACATAGATTGCCTGGTTTAGGAGAGGTGGATTGGCGAAGAGTGGCAGCCAACCTTGAAGAAATAGGATATGAAGGGACTATAAGCATCGAACATGAAGATCCGGTTTGGGAAGGAAGCCTGGATAAAGTCCAAACAGGGATACTTAAGGCAAAAAAACATATAGAACAATATATTTAA
- a CDS encoding sugar phosphate isomerase/epimerase family protein, with protein MHIGCHAVLFKDRIKTDTEGLIKDLKSTGFEGSEIGSRFFGTEDKAGLIKILDKFKYQMSAMHVVGELNDFCDAEKTRILRNRIMTVAEFVKDMPNKNIMFSGIDQEGIRDFKSMALSIDSIAKECADIGVALNYHNHNWEFEKDRRIFNALADHAPNLKLGFDLGWVYKTGNDPIELVKEYRDRINYVHLRDLNDEKEFVEIGEGIMDFKTLIPLLKEVLDEDGWAVVEYEDGEEDIERYKRAYVYISKLF; from the coding sequence ATGCATATAGGATGTCACGCGGTTTTATTTAAGGATAGAATAAAAACTGACACAGAGGGATTGATTAAAGACCTTAAAAGTACAGGGTTTGAAGGATCAGAAATTGGATCACGTTTTTTTGGAACTGAAGACAAGGCTGGCTTGATAAAAATACTGGATAAGTTTAAATATCAAATGTCTGCGATGCATGTTGTTGGCGAGCTAAATGATTTTTGCGATGCTGAGAAAACAAGAATATTGAGAAATCGCATTATGACAGTAGCCGAATTTGTAAAAGATATGCCAAATAAAAATATTATGTTTTCGGGGATAGATCAGGAAGGAATAAGAGATTTTAAAAGCATGGCGCTAAGCATTGACAGCATAGCTAAAGAATGCGCTGATATAGGAGTTGCATTAAATTATCACAACCACAACTGGGAATTTGAAAAGGACAGGCGCATATTTAATGCGTTGGCTGATCATGCGCCAAATCTCAAACTAGGGTTCGATCTTGGGTGGGTATATAAGACAGGCAATGACCCAATCGAACTCGTGAAAGAATACAGGGATAGAATAAATTACGTTCACCTAAGGGATTTGAATGATGAAAAAGAATTCGTTGAAATAGGCGAAGGTATCATGGATTTTAAGACGTTGATTCCGCTATTAAAAGAAGTGTTGGATGAAGATGGATGGGCTGTTGTGGAATACGAGGATGGAGAAGAAGATATCGAGCGCTACAAAAGAGCTTACGTATATATAAGCAAGTTATTTTAG
- a CDS encoding Gfo/Idh/MocA family protein — protein sequence MSKLRVGIIGCGRISVVYKEAFKKCSDAIDVTFAMDKIIERADDFAKDFEGCVSSDLFEDTFEQELDVVHICTPHFLHKEQVVSCLNAGINVLTEKPMAINIPDAEMMIRAANKSGKKLGVIFQNRYIEGVKIAKELIDKGKLGNITGAWSLLTWWRPPSYYDCDWKGTWSEEGGGVLIDQAIHSIDLVQYLVGSEVEWIEGHIANRILKNVEVEDVADAAIKFKNGCIYSLFATNYYTNNAPVQIEIKGEKGTISLKGFDVTVCIDGERDRFYSQDSKSDDAKGHNYWGNYHFEQIREFYESTINDSPVFINGSEGKKALSIVLGVYESSKKTKKIKL from the coding sequence ATGAGTAAATTAAGAGTAGGGATAATTGGATGTGGCCGAATATCGGTTGTTTATAAAGAAGCATTCAAAAAGTGTTCAGATGCGATTGATGTCACATTTGCTATGGATAAGATTATAGAACGAGCTGATGATTTTGCTAAAGATTTTGAAGGTTGCGTAAGTTCGGATTTGTTTGAAGATACTTTTGAACAAGAGTTGGATGTAGTGCATATATGTACGCCACATTTTTTACATAAAGAACAAGTTGTCAGTTGCTTAAATGCAGGGATAAATGTTCTAACCGAAAAACCTATGGCTATTAATATACCAGATGCTGAGATGATGATACGAGCAGCTAACAAATCGGGTAAAAAATTAGGAGTGATTTTTCAAAACAGATATATCGAAGGTGTAAAGATAGCTAAAGAACTCATAGATAAAGGGAAATTAGGTAACATAACAGGTGCTTGGTCCTTGCTTACTTGGTGGAGACCACCTTCATATTACGATTGCGATTGGAAAGGGACTTGGAGCGAAGAAGGCGGAGGAGTTTTGATAGACCAAGCTATTCACTCTATCGATCTAGTTCAATATCTAGTGGGCAGTGAGGTTGAATGGATTGAAGGGCACATCGCAAACAGAATACTTAAAAATGTAGAAGTTGAAGATGTTGCCGATGCCGCTATAAAATTTAAAAATGGATGCATATATAGTTTGTTTGCTACAAACTATTACACCAATAATGCTCCAGTTCAAATCGAGATTAAAGGTGAAAAAGGAACAATCAGTTTAAAAGGATTCGATGTAACAGTATGCATTGATGGAGAAAGAGACAGGTTCTATTCTCAAGACTCGAAAAGTGATGACGCTAAAGGTCATAACTACTGGGGGAATTATCATTTTGAACAGATTAGAGAGTTTTACGAAAGCACAATAAACGACAGCCCGGTTTTCATAAATGGGTCGGAAGGTAAAAAAGCGCTGAGCATAGTGCTGGGCGTATACGAATCGTCTAAAAAAACAAAAAAAATAAAGTTGTAA